Proteins co-encoded in one Cricetulus griseus strain 17A/GY chromosome 1 unlocalized genomic scaffold, alternate assembly CriGri-PICRH-1.0 chr1_1, whole genome shotgun sequence genomic window:
- the LOC100770098 gene encoding beta-defensin 106A, translating to MKTFFFFFAVLFFLSPAKNAFFDAKCNKLNGRCANYCKKNEELVALCQKSLKCCLTVQPCGSKGNDSAEYLAT from the exons ATGAAgacattcttctttttctttgctgttctcttctttctgtctccag CCAAGAATGCATTCTTTGATGCAAAATGCAACAAGCTAAATGGGAGATGTGCAAATTAttgtaagaaaaatgaagaactTGTTGCTCTCTGTCAGAAGTCTCTGAAGTGCTGTCTGACAGTCCAGCCATGTGGAAGCAAAGGCAATGACTCTGCTGAATACTTGGCTACATAG